The following proteins are co-located in the Pyrococcus abyssi GE5 genome:
- a CDS encoding MBL fold metallo-hydrolase, with protein sequence MKIIPLASESLGVRSLALFLRIGKVGILIDPGVALGPKRYSLPPAQAEMKALAVAREKIQEYAKKAQIVTISHYHYDHHTPFFEGLYESSSIEKAKEIYTGKILLIKHPQENINHSQRKRAQEFLKNAREIAREISSADSKTFDFGEFIIEFSPPVPHGREGSKLGYVVMTLVDDGKTRIVHASDSQLINDRAIDWIIEKNPDILIAGGPPTYLSYRVGNVREVGIKNINRIIAETNAKLVIDHHVVRDKNYENFFQELDKTPQTFAEFLGVKSAPLEAYRKELHKLEKGEDVELPKGIQKFLKGLPP encoded by the coding sequence ATGAAGATAATTCCACTAGCATCTGAGAGTCTCGGCGTTAGGAGCTTGGCACTCTTTTTGAGGATTGGGAAAGTTGGAATACTCATCGATCCTGGGGTAGCGTTGGGTCCTAAGAGATACTCCTTACCCCCGGCTCAGGCCGAAATGAAGGCCCTTGCAGTAGCTAGGGAGAAAATTCAGGAATACGCTAAAAAAGCTCAGATAGTAACCATCTCTCATTACCACTACGATCATCATACACCTTTCTTTGAAGGCCTCTATGAGAGTTCATCGATTGAAAAGGCTAAGGAAATTTATACGGGTAAAATTCTACTGATTAAGCATCCCCAGGAAAACATAAACCATAGCCAGAGAAAGAGGGCCCAGGAATTCCTCAAAAACGCTAGGGAAATAGCAAGGGAAATATCGTCTGCTGACTCTAAAACTTTCGATTTTGGAGAATTCATAATTGAGTTTTCGCCTCCCGTGCCCCATGGGAGGGAAGGCTCAAAGCTCGGCTACGTTGTAATGACGCTAGTTGACGATGGAAAGACAAGAATTGTTCACGCGAGCGATAGTCAGTTAATAAACGATAGGGCTATTGATTGGATAATAGAGAAGAACCCTGACATCCTAATAGCCGGAGGCCCTCCGACTTACCTGTCTTATAGGGTAGGGAACGTTAGGGAGGTAGGAATCAAGAACATCAACAGGATAATAGCTGAGACGAATGCTAAACTAGTTATAGACCACCACGTGGTTAGGGACAAAAACTACGAGAATTTCTTCCAAGAGCTCGATAAAACACCTCAAACGTTCGCGGAATTCTTGGGGGTTAAAAGCGCTCCCCTCGAAGCTTATAGGAAGGAACTCCATAAACTGGAGAAAGGGGAAGACGTTGAGCTACCTAAGGGCATACAAAAGTTTCTAAAGGGGCTCCCTCCATGA